One genomic region from Carettochelys insculpta isolate YL-2023 chromosome 4, ASM3395843v1, whole genome shotgun sequence encodes:
- the LOC142012229 gene encoding C-type lectin domain family 4 member K-like, whose product MARENIYENMQVSEAAPQPKGHPPKRSVPWRYRTRFITIAVVLLLILGLATSLLAVTLLYSRGQSKLRAVEEAMQKLKVSLLPDNTSDATLPGSDSLELLGEVQAGVRMLREQLGNASAANRELQVRLDTVTAPPAAVQDCCRDMWGKLSAGWRFHDGSLYSFSQEEKSWADAEQFCVSQGSHLTSIFSQGEQDFLSKGADRKPHWIGLTDQGTEGRWRWVDGTEYSAEASRRFWEPEQPDNWDQGIGGREDCVEIRFNKQYLWNDANCTLPTRWICKQVQRQAGL is encoded by the exons GACATCCTCCCAAGAGGTCGGTTCCTTGGCGGTACAGGACAAGATTCATCACCATTGCTGTTGTTCTGCTCCTGATTCTGGGCCTGGCCACCTCCCTCCTAGCTGTGACGCTTCTTT ATTCCCGAGGACAGAGCAAGCTCCGGGCGGTTGAAGAAGCGATGCAGAAGCTGAAAGTCTCTCTGCTGCCTGACAACACCTCGGATGCGACACTGCCGGGATCAGACA gtctggagctgctgggtgaagTTCAGGCTGGAGTCCGGATGCTGCGAGAGCAGCTGGGTAACGCCAGTGCAGCCAACAGAGAACTCCAGGTCCGTCTGGACACGGtcacagcaccaccagccgcaGTGCAGGATTGCTGCA GGGACATGTGGGGAAAGCTCTCCGCAGGCTGGAGGTTTCATGATGGGAGCTTGTATTCCTTCTCACAAGAGGAAAAGTCGTGGGCTGATGCTGAGCAGTTCTGTGTGTCTCAGGGCTCGCACCTGACCTCCATCTTCTCCCAGGGAGAGCAG GATTTTCTCTCCAAGGGGGCTGACCGAAAACCCCACTGGATCGGACTCACCGACCAGGGGACAGAAGGCCGCTGGCGCTGGGTGGATGGCACAGAATACAGCGCAGAAGCCAGCAGGCG GTTCTGGGAGCCCGAACAGCCAGACAACTGGGACCAAGGGATCGGCGGCAGAGAAGACTGTGTTGAGATACGCTTCAACAAGCAGTATCTGTGGAACGATGCCAACTGCACTCTGCCTACCAGGTGGATTTGTAAGCAGGTCCAGAGACAGGCTGGGCTGTGA